From one Thermatribacter velox genomic stretch:
- the lysS gene encoding lysine--tRNA ligase has translation MASAGENKDQSYLERVEKIDFFREKGLDPYNGRFLRTHSVAEIKEREVDFLDKDIEVGVAGRIMALRRHGKAAFFDLQDSSGRIQIYAKKDVLGEEKYLLFSKLDVGDLVGVRGPVFKTRAGELTVLAKDLVLLSKCLRPLPEKWHGLKDVEVRYRKRYLDLIMNERTRQVFFIRSRILKEIRTFLDQKGFLEVETPMMQVIPGGALARPFKTFHNALQMELYLRIAPELFLKRLVVGGFEKVYEINRNFRNEGISTRHNPEFTMLELYEAYSDYQGMMELCEELLSALVLKLTGSYEIVYQGLKVDFTPPWRKVYLIDFLRKKLGIDVLEASLDELRNKAQELQIAFDDKWDRGKFVNEFLEKVVQPELINPTFVLDYPVEISPLAKAKASDPRIAERFELFIAREELGNAYSELNDPFEQRKRFEQQLLKREAGDMEAHFIDEDYIEALEYGMPPTGGLGIGIDRLVMILTDSPSIREVILFPLLRTRLG, from the coding sequence TTGGCTTCTGCAGGAGAAAATAAGGATCAATCATATCTTGAAAGAGTTGAAAAAATCGACTTTTTTAGAGAAAAGGGTCTGGATCCTTACAATGGTCGTTTTTTGCGGACTCACTCTGTTGCTGAGATAAAGGAACGTGAAGTTGATTTTCTGGACAAAGATATAGAAGTTGGCGTTGCAGGGAGAATAATGGCGCTCAGGCGTCATGGAAAGGCAGCATTTTTTGATCTGCAGGATTCAAGCGGTAGAATTCAGATTTATGCCAAAAAGGATGTTTTGGGAGAGGAAAAATACCTGTTGTTCAGCAAGCTGGATGTGGGAGACCTGGTTGGGGTGAGAGGCCCCGTATTTAAAACCCGTGCTGGGGAACTTACTGTTTTGGCCAAGGATCTTGTGTTGCTGAGCAAGTGCTTGCGTCCTCTTCCCGAAAAGTGGCATGGCCTTAAAGATGTAGAGGTTCGTTACCGCAAACGATATCTGGATTTGATCATGAACGAAAGAACCCGCCAGGTGTTTTTTATCCGTTCCAGAATTTTGAAAGAAATTCGGACTTTTCTTGATCAGAAAGGTTTTCTGGAAGTGGAAACCCCTATGATGCAAGTTATTCCGGGTGGTGCGCTTGCGCGTCCTTTTAAGACTTTTCATAACGCTCTTCAAATGGAACTTTATTTGCGCATTGCACCCGAGTTATTTTTAAAGAGATTGGTCGTGGGAGGATTTGAAAAAGTTTACGAGATTAACCGTAACTTCCGTAACGAAGGTATTTCTACTCGTCATAACCCGGAATTTACCATGCTCGAGCTCTATGAAGCCTATAGCGATTATCAGGGTATGATGGAACTTTGTGAAGAGTTGCTTTCCGCTCTGGTTTTAAAGCTCACTGGAAGTTATGAAATTGTTTACCAAGGCTTGAAGGTTGATTTTACTCCGCCCTGGCGAAAGGTTTATTTGATTGATTTTTTGAGGAAAAAGCTGGGAATTGATGTACTTGAAGCTTCCCTTGATGAACTGAGAAATAAAGCACAGGAGTTGCAAATTGCTTTCGACGATAAATGGGATAGAGGTAAATTTGTTAACGAGTTTTTGGAAAAAGTTGTGCAACCTGAGTTGATTAACCCCACTTTTGTGCTGGATTATCCGGTCGAAATTTCCCCCCTTGCTAAAGCTAAAGCCAGCGATCCGAGAATTGCCGAGCGTTTTGAACTCTTCATTGCTCGAGAAGAATTGGGTAATGCCTACAGTGAGCTAAATGATCCTTTTGAGCAACGAAAGAGATTTGAGCAGCAGCTTTTAAAAAGGGAAGCTGGCGACATGGAAGCGCACTTCATCGATGAGGACTATATAGAAGCGCTGGAGTATGGTATGCCTCCTACTGGAGGTCTTGGAATAGGTATAGACCGTTTGGTAATGATTCTGACCGATTCTCCTTCTATTCGTGAAGTGATTCTTTTTCCGCTCTTGCGGACGCGCTTGGGTTGA
- the gltX gene encoding glutamate--tRNA ligase yields the protein MASTVRTRFAPSPTGFLHIGGARTAAFNWAFAKRNKGIFVLRIEDTDRERSQRAYEEAILRDLKWLGISWDEGPDINSASFGPYRQSERMDLYKKYFDLLRARNVLYPCYCSKEELEAERRSLLRQGKPPRYSGKCFYLSEEERKEKERSGVIPSWRFRIPHGKSIVLQDLIRGEVRFQSEAIGDFIVWRSDGWPTYNFACVVDDALMRITHVIRGEEHLPNTPYQLLLYQLLDWEPPQFAHVPIILDENRSKLSKRRKSVNISELREQGFLPQAILNFLFLLGHSFPDGRELVPYQELPGLFSMERIARSSAVFDSKKLIWINASYLRMMDAEEIKTGLKELFSAEEIERWEKEAGGSLRMAKILKLASEEANTLRDVGERIQKILFFKFSVADGEEKEIVKLFCSALPGLPVNCWENEEAMRNLLKKIQKESGFSAKRFFQTLRMALMGCKEGPGLDALLVALGRDKVYEKLCGQGRI from the coding sequence TTGGCCAGCACAGTAAGGACCCGTTTTGCGCCCAGTCCAACTGGTTTTCTCCACATAGGCGGTGCCAGGACTGCTGCTTTTAACTGGGCTTTTGCCAAAAGGAACAAAGGTATTTTTGTTTTGCGCATCGAAGATACCGACCGCGAACGTTCTCAAAGAGCTTACGAAGAAGCTATTCTCAGAGATTTGAAATGGTTAGGTATAAGCTGGGATGAAGGTCCAGATATTAATAGCGCCTCTTTTGGTCCCTACCGACAATCGGAGCGCATGGATCTTTACAAGAAGTATTTTGACCTGCTTCGTGCCAGGAATGTCTTGTATCCCTGTTACTGCAGTAAGGAGGAACTGGAAGCAGAGAGGAGGTCTCTGCTTAGACAGGGCAAACCACCTCGCTATTCAGGGAAATGTTTTTATCTATCTGAAGAGGAAAGGAAAGAAAAGGAACGTTCTGGTGTAATTCCTTCCTGGCGTTTCAGGATACCACACGGCAAAAGTATCGTTTTGCAAGATTTGATAAGGGGTGAGGTTAGGTTTCAGAGTGAAGCTATTGGTGACTTTATAGTTTGGAGATCTGATGGATGGCCCACTTATAATTTTGCTTGTGTAGTTGATGATGCTTTGATGAGGATTACCCATGTTATCCGGGGAGAAGAACATTTGCCCAATACCCCTTATCAGTTGCTTCTTTACCAGCTCTTGGATTGGGAACCACCTCAGTTTGCTCATGTTCCTATAATCCTGGATGAAAACAGATCCAAGCTTAGCAAAAGGAGAAAAAGTGTAAATATCAGTGAGCTTCGTGAGCAGGGCTTCTTGCCACAGGCGATTCTTAACTTTCTTTTTCTGCTTGGCCATTCTTTTCCAGATGGTCGCGAATTGGTTCCTTACCAGGAATTACCGGGACTTTTCTCTATGGAGAGAATTGCCCGCTCCAGCGCTGTGTTTGATTCTAAGAAGCTTATCTGGATAAATGCCAGTTATCTCAGAATGATGGATGCTGAAGAAATAAAAACTGGTTTAAAGGAGTTGTTTTCGGCGGAGGAAATTGAGCGCTGGGAGAAAGAGGCTGGTGGTTCACTTAGGATGGCTAAAATTTTGAAGTTGGCCTCTGAAGAAGCAAACACATTAAGGGATGTAGGTGAAAGAATTCAGAAGATTCTGTTTTTTAAGTTTTCGGTTGCGGATGGGGAGGAAAAGGAGATTGTTAAACTCTTTTGTTCTGCCTTACCTGGGTTGCCTGTAAATTGCTGGGAAAACGAGGAAGCAATGCGCAATCTCTTGAAAAAGATTCAAAAAGAGAGCGGATTTTCGGCTAAAAGGTTTTTTCAGACCCTGCGTATGGCGCTCATGGGTTGCAAAGAGGGTCCAGGGTTGGATGCTTTATTGGTTGCACTTGGTAGGGATAAGGTATATGAAAAACTCTGTGGACAGGGGAGGATTTGA
- a CDS encoding ATP-dependent Clp protease ATP-binding subunit: MFERYTERARKVIILAQDEAVRLKHDHIGTEHLLLGLLREREGIAAKILDSFDISAELVRKELENWVPRSETQGTKEVAFTPRAKRVLELALDETRRLGHNYVGTEHILLGILREGSGVGAQILKRFGLDIDTVRSKLYEILNESSSAERDFSSAPSRRETRTPVLDEFSRDLTRMAEEGKLDPVIGREKEIERVIQVLSRRTKNNPVLIGEPGVGKTAIVEGLAQKLIKGEIPEVLKGKRVVALDLAAVVAGTKYRGEFEKRLKKIISEIVQSKEVILFIDEVHTLVGAGAAEGAIDAANILKPALARGELQAIGATTLVEYRKYIEKDSALERRFQPVYVDEPSVEVTLDILRGIKDRYEEHHKVEITDEAIEAAVKLSKRYIADRYLPDKAIDVMDEASSRVRLRTSLLPEDIKELEEKINEVRKSKECAVREQDFEEAARLRDEEERLREEYNRRKEKWFEEIDALRPRVLAQDIAEVVSAWTGIPVVRLATEEKERLVNMEAEIHKRVIGQEEAVKVVCRAVRRSRAGLKDPRRPIGSFLFLGPSGVGKTELAKALAEFLFGREDSLITLDMSEYMEKFTVSRLIGSPPGYVGYEEGGQLTEKVRRRPYSVVLFDEIEKANPEIFNILLQIMEEGRLTDAQGRPVDFKNTIVIMTSNLGARFIASQRGIGFGEKREGLSYQEIKDKVMEEVKRVFPPEFLNRLDEVIVFRPLKQDEIEQIVDILMKETEARLKEKGMEIELTPEARSKIAREGYDPNFGARPLRRAIQKLIEDPLSDLILKGVFKEGDRILVSCEEDKLRFTKVLPLELSLQS, translated from the coding sequence ATGTTTGAGAGGTATACTGAGCGAGCAAGAAAAGTCATCATCCTTGCTCAGGATGAAGCAGTACGTCTAAAACACGACCACATTGGTACAGAACATCTTTTGCTCGGTTTGCTTAGAGAGCGAGAAGGCATAGCAGCTAAGATTCTGGATAGTTTTGATATTTCTGCAGAACTGGTCAGAAAAGAGCTGGAAAACTGGGTTCCTCGTTCTGAAACCCAGGGTACTAAGGAAGTGGCTTTTACTCCCCGTGCTAAAAGAGTCTTAGAACTTGCTCTTGATGAGACCAGGAGGCTTGGCCATAACTATGTAGGTACTGAGCATATCCTTCTGGGCATTCTTCGCGAGGGAAGTGGAGTAGGAGCACAGATTCTGAAGCGGTTTGGGCTTGACATAGACACAGTTCGGAGTAAGCTCTACGAAATTTTGAATGAAAGTTCTTCTGCGGAGAGAGATTTTTCGAGTGCTCCTTCGCGTAGGGAGACCAGAACACCAGTTCTTGATGAATTTAGCAGAGACCTTACCCGTATGGCTGAAGAAGGAAAGCTTGACCCGGTGATAGGCCGGGAAAAGGAAATTGAAAGGGTTATCCAGGTTTTGAGCCGCCGTACCAAAAACAACCCAGTGCTGATTGGAGAGCCAGGAGTTGGTAAGACAGCCATTGTGGAAGGTCTGGCTCAAAAACTTATTAAGGGAGAAATACCCGAAGTATTAAAAGGAAAAAGAGTGGTTGCTCTGGATCTTGCTGCAGTAGTGGCAGGGACTAAGTATCGCGGTGAATTTGAGAAAAGGTTGAAGAAAATTATCTCTGAAATTGTTCAGAGCAAAGAAGTTATTCTTTTCATAGATGAAGTGCATACTTTGGTAGGAGCAGGAGCCGCAGAGGGAGCCATTGATGCTGCCAATATCCTTAAACCAGCACTTGCTCGGGGAGAGCTTCAGGCTATTGGTGCAACCACGCTGGTTGAATACAGAAAGTACATTGAAAAAGATTCGGCTCTGGAGCGGAGGTTTCAGCCGGTTTACGTTGATGAACCTTCAGTTGAGGTTACCTTGGACATTCTCAGGGGTATAAAAGATCGTTACGAAGAACATCACAAGGTGGAAATTACCGATGAGGCCATTGAAGCAGCAGTAAAACTCTCTAAGCGATATATTGCGGACCGTTATTTGCCAGATAAGGCGATTGATGTAATGGATGAAGCTTCCTCTCGGGTTCGGTTAAGAACTTCCTTGCTTCCTGAAGACATTAAAGAACTGGAGGAAAAAATAAATGAAGTACGCAAGAGCAAGGAATGTGCGGTTCGTGAACAGGACTTTGAAGAAGCAGCTCGTTTGCGTGATGAGGAGGAACGGTTGAGAGAGGAATACAATCGTCGTAAAGAAAAATGGTTTGAAGAAATTGATGCTTTAAGACCCCGGGTTCTCGCACAGGACATAGCGGAAGTGGTTTCAGCATGGACTGGTATACCTGTGGTAAGGCTTGCTACTGAAGAAAAAGAAAGATTGGTGAATATGGAAGCAGAAATTCATAAGAGGGTTATAGGACAGGAAGAGGCTGTCAAGGTGGTTTGCAGGGCTGTTCGGCGGTCTCGAGCGGGCTTGAAAGACCCTCGTCGGCCTATTGGGTCTTTCCTCTTCTTGGGACCTTCGGGAGTGGGCAAAACAGAGCTGGCTAAAGCTTTAGCAGAGTTCCTTTTCGGCAGGGAAGACTCCCTGATAACTCTTGATATGTCAGAGTACATGGAAAAGTTCACCGTTTCAAGGTTGATTGGCTCACCGCCAGGTTACGTTGGATATGAAGAAGGAGGACAACTTACTGAGAAGGTACGTCGTCGTCCCTATTCAGTTGTCCTGTTTGATGAGATAGAAAAGGCAAACCCAGAGATTTTTAATATCCTTTTGCAAATCATGGAAGAAGGAAGACTTACCGATGCTCAAGGAAGGCCTGTTGATTTTAAGAATACCATTGTAATAATGACTTCTAATCTGGGTGCTCGTTTCATAGCATCGCAGAGGGGCATCGGTTTTGGCGAGAAACGGGAAGGGCTTAGCTACCAGGAAATCAAAGATAAGGTTATGGAAGAGGTTAAAAGGGTCTTTCCTCCAGAATTCCTTAACAGGCTTGACGAGGTAATAGTGTTCAGGCCTTTGAAACAAGATGAAATAGAGCAGATTGTGGATATATTAATGAAAGAGACCGAGGCTCGCTTGAAGGAAAAGGGTATGGAGATTGAATTGACTCCTGAAGCTCGTTCTAAAATTGCTCGTGAGGGTTACGATCCGAACTTTGGAGCTCGTCCATTACGCCGTGCCATTCAGAAACTGATTGAGGATCCGCTTTCGGACCTTATTCTTAAAGGAGTATTTAAAGAAGGAGACAGGATTCTGGTTAGTTGTGAAGAAGATAAACTGCGATTCACGAAGGTTTTGCCGCTGGAGTTAAGCCTGCAGTCCTGA
- the ispF gene encoding 2-C-methyl-D-erythritol 2,4-cyclodiphosphate synthase — MRVGIGYDIHRLEKGRALILGGVHIPFEKGLLGHSDGDVLCHAVMDSLLGAAGLPDIGFWFPPGDPQFKDVYSLRLLYEVGRKIQNAGWHIVNVDTVLIAEKPRLQRFIPSIREKVAEMLSLDASRFNVKATTNEGIGELGKGEAISCYAVSLLVSED; from the coding sequence ATGCGGGTTGGGATTGGCTATGATATTCATCGCCTCGAAAAAGGGAGAGCGCTAATTTTGGGAGGAGTACACATTCCTTTTGAAAAAGGCTTGCTTGGGCACTCCGACGGAGACGTTCTTTGTCATGCTGTTATGGACAGTCTCCTGGGCGCCGCGGGTCTTCCAGATATTGGGTTCTGGTTTCCCCCTGGAGATCCACAGTTCAAGGATGTCTATAGTCTAAGGTTGCTCTATGAAGTGGGTAGAAAAATTCAGAATGCTGGTTGGCACATTGTTAATGTTGATACTGTGCTAATTGCTGAAAAACCCCGTTTACAGAGGTTTATCCCTTCCATTCGTGAGAAGGTAGCCGAGATGCTGAGTCTTGATGCAAGCAGGTTTAACGTTAAAGCTACCACCAACGAAGGAATTGGTGAATTGGGAAAGGGGGAGGCCATAAGTTGCTATGCGGTAAGTTTACTGGTAAGCGAGGATTAA
- a CDS encoding septal ring lytic transglycosylase RlpA family protein: MLCGKFTGKRGLIVLPLLSLFWFAWVVRANAQHAFSVAWERKASHLFTIKINGRLLMRVRSAGSHKSIEERAQNLALRLEHILESTFDQPPDFYLRVGNASVKAFCNGEELFEVSREDARLNNSNPLDLAALWLNNFQMEFYRLRGYYYNPTGKVITGFASWYGPRFKNRTTSSGEVFNPYAFTCAHREFPFNTVLLVTNLANGKQVVVRVNDRGPARKNRIIDLSMIAARTIGLLRDGVEKVKVEVVNWPAQ; encoded by the coding sequence TTGCTATGCGGTAAGTTTACTGGTAAGCGAGGATTAATTGTATTACCACTACTTTCGCTTTTTTGGTTTGCCTGGGTGGTGAGAGCGAACGCTCAACATGCTTTTTCAGTGGCCTGGGAAAGAAAAGCTTCGCATCTTTTTACGATAAAGATTAATGGTAGATTACTAATGCGAGTTCGTTCAGCAGGTAGCCATAAGAGTATTGAAGAGAGAGCACAGAATTTGGCTCTGAGGCTGGAGCATATCCTGGAAAGCACTTTTGACCAACCACCAGATTTTTATCTTCGGGTTGGTAATGCATCGGTAAAAGCCTTTTGCAACGGTGAAGAGCTTTTTGAAGTTTCAAGAGAAGATGCCCGGCTTAATAACTCTAATCCTCTGGATTTGGCAGCACTTTGGCTTAATAATTTTCAAATGGAGTTTTATCGCCTAAGGGGCTATTACTATAATCCAACCGGAAAGGTCATTACTGGCTTTGCCTCATGGTATGGACCCCGTTTTAAGAACAGAACAACTTCGTCGGGGGAAGTATTTAATCCCTATGCATTTACCTGTGCGCACCGTGAGTTCCCTTTTAACACTGTCTTACTGGTTACCAATCTTGCTAATGGCAAACAAGTTGTGGTAAGAGTTAACGATCGTGGTCCGGCACGAAAAAACAGGATAATTGATTTGTCCATGATTGCAGCGAGGACCATTGGTCTTTTACGAGACGGGGTTGAGAAAGTGAAGGTGGAGGTGGTCAATTGGCCAGCACAGTAA
- a CDS encoding PIN/TRAM domain-containing protein: MSKGDFITVVVAFFAVFILGILISGTESGLVWGRILGWSVAVGVLSLVVKKIFTPFLEQDRWNVFGFFSKLQAIDFLVGFVGLIAGLVIGVLLTYPMSFLPFKNPYLPLVVTAICGVLGFSLFFSRKEDIVAVFTGIPRMKLLRGQATSAKILDTSVIVDGRIADICKTGFLEGEFLIPRFVLRELQQIADSQDPLKRNRGRRGLDILNKIRKDKRVNVRIIERDFPEIRDVDAKLVKLAKVLGAKVVTNDYNLNKIAELEGVEVLNINELSNALKPYVLPGEELKVQVIREGKEADQGVGYLDDGTMVVVEGGKRYINSVVDTVVTSVLQTPAGRMIFVRPKASSKN, translated from the coding sequence TTGTCAAAAGGTGATTTCATTACTGTGGTTGTGGCTTTTTTTGCTGTCTTTATTTTAGGGATTTTGATTTCAGGAACAGAAAGTGGCTTGGTTTGGGGAAGAATTTTAGGATGGTCTGTGGCGGTGGGGGTTTTAAGTCTGGTTGTAAAAAAGATATTTACTCCCTTTTTGGAACAGGATAGATGGAACGTGTTTGGATTTTTTAGTAAACTCCAGGCCATTGATTTCCTGGTGGGCTTTGTAGGTTTGATTGCAGGTCTTGTAATCGGAGTGTTGCTAACTTATCCCATGTCTTTTTTACCCTTTAAGAATCCTTATCTTCCCCTTGTAGTAACTGCTATTTGTGGCGTGCTGGGATTTTCTTTGTTTTTTTCTCGCAAGGAAGACATTGTAGCCGTTTTTACCGGCATACCTCGTATGAAACTGTTGCGTGGTCAAGCTACTTCTGCCAAGATTCTGGACACCAGTGTAATCGTAGATGGCAGGATTGCTGATATCTGTAAAACTGGTTTTCTGGAAGGTGAATTTCTTATACCTCGCTTTGTGTTGCGAGAATTGCAACAAATTGCGGATTCCCAGGACCCTCTCAAGAGAAACCGGGGCAGAAGAGGTCTGGATATTTTAAACAAAATCCGCAAGGATAAAAGAGTCAATGTAAGAATTATTGAGCGGGACTTCCCTGAAATTAGGGATGTCGACGCCAAGCTTGTCAAACTGGCTAAAGTATTGGGTGCCAAGGTGGTTACCAATGATTATAACCTTAATAAGATTGCTGAACTCGAGGGTGTTGAAGTGCTCAATATTAATGAGCTTTCTAATGCTTTGAAGCCCTACGTTTTGCCTGGCGAGGAATTAAAAGTCCAGGTCATTCGGGAAGGCAAGGAGGCAGATCAGGGTGTTGGATACCTGGACGATGGAACAATGGTGGTTGTTGAGGGAGGCAAAAGGTACATAAATAGTGTAGTTGACACTGTGGTAACCAGTGTTTTGCAAACTCCTGCAGGAAGAATGATTTTTGTTCGCCCTAAGGCATCCTCTAAAAACTAA
- a CDS encoding CtsR family transcriptional regulator has translation MRSLCDTIEKYLMKMIESSPDQAIVVQRGKLAIEFECAPSQINYVLATRFSVARGFIVESRRGGSGYVRIKRITLDRLEPIIRYVEERDRGLREAEVEDLVELLKREGYITGREAALMKAATINALSGFGESDGNLVAEKNVLRSHILREMLLRVLGWREDEV, from the coding sequence ATGAGATCTCTTTGTGACACAATCGAGAAGTACTTAATGAAAATGATAGAGAGTTCACCCGATCAGGCAATCGTTGTTCAGCGGGGTAAGCTTGCTATTGAGTTTGAATGCGCGCCTTCTCAGATTAATTACGTACTGGCAACTCGTTTTAGCGTTGCACGTGGTTTCATAGTGGAGAGCAGGCGTGGGGGTAGTGGCTATGTGCGCATAAAACGGATTACTCTGGATCGATTGGAACCAATCATCAGGTATGTGGAAGAGAGAGACAGAGGTTTGCGGGAAGCGGAAGTGGAGGACTTGGTGGAATTACTGAAAAGGGAAGGATACATTACAGGGCGAGAGGCAGCGCTTATGAAGGCAGCGACAATTAATGCTCTTTCTGGTTTTGGGGAAAGTGATGGTAACCTGGTTGCAGAAAAAAATGTGTTGAGGTCACATATTTTGAGAGAAATGTTGCTTCGGGTTTTGGGATGGAGAGAAGATGAAGTGTAG
- the ispD gene encoding 2-C-methyl-D-erythritol 4-phosphate cytidylyltransferase, translating into MFFAVIVAAGKGERMNVAVPKQYLPLLDKPIIAHTIEAFERSPLIQEIVVVIHPDHEDIFVKRVLEQFCFKKFRKYVFGGDTRQESVYRGLEVLRERKKDFVFIHDGVRPFVTESIIERCAERVQETEAVCCAIPCVDTVKFSEDGNTIEKTLDRRKIWRAQTPQVFRVSLILEAMEKAFQDGFYGTDDSSLVERLGKKVALVLGAENNIKITTPFDFIRAEEILRWEKRIC; encoded by the coding sequence TTGTTCTTTGCGGTTATTGTTGCAGCGGGCAAAGGAGAAAGAATGAACGTTGCCGTTCCAAAGCAGTATTTACCTCTTCTTGATAAACCGATAATTGCTCATACCATTGAGGCTTTTGAGCGTTCCCCTTTGATTCAGGAAATAGTAGTAGTGATTCACCCCGACCATGAGGATATTTTTGTTAAGAGGGTATTGGAGCAATTTTGTTTCAAGAAGTTTCGAAAGTATGTCTTTGGCGGCGATACCAGGCAAGAATCTGTGTATAGAGGGCTGGAAGTGTTGAGGGAGAGGAAAAAGGATTTCGTATTTATCCACGATGGGGTAAGGCCTTTTGTTACTGAATCTATAATAGAAAGATGTGCTGAAAGAGTTCAGGAAACCGAAGCTGTGTGTTGTGCAATTCCCTGTGTGGATACTGTAAAGTTTTCAGAAGATGGAAATACCATAGAGAAAACTCTGGACCGCAGGAAGATATGGCGTGCCCAGACGCCTCAGGTGTTCAGGGTTTCGCTAATTCTTGAGGCTATGGAGAAGGCCTTTCAGGATGGGTTTTATGGGACCGACGATTCTTCGCTGGTTGAGAGATTGGGGAAGAAAGTTGCTCTGGTTCTGGGTGCGGAAAACAACATTAAGATAACTACGCCTTTTGATTTCATAAGAGCAGAAGAAATACTGCGCTGGGAAAAGAGGATTTGCTGA
- the radA gene encoding DNA repair protein RadA yields the protein MGYVCSQCGYSTPSWLGKCPQCGEWNTFLHKEQETRPRNHTKEVFRSHTQAVSLSELSHEVIEGAPRFKTGLSEVDRVLGGGVVEGSLVLLSGDPGIGKSTLLLKISHGIASRGKRVLYVSSEESVAQLFLRINRLKIDAHHNLFLLSTNCVEDIFSEITRIGPDLVVVDSIQNLGFADQESAAGSVSVLRELSSLFMNVAKQEKRAFFMVGHVTKEGVVAGPKTLEHLVDVVLYLEGDPHLALRLLRSIKNRFGPTWEIGILEMGEDGLRDVEDPSHLFLAPSDLEGLGSVRTVLVEGKRPLMVEIQSLVNNSYLDYPRRVALGIESARLFLIVAILEKVARIRFSKCDVYASVVGGIRSYETAIDLALCFSLASSKLERPVSREVVFIGEVGLSGEIRPIPLLEYRLREAARRGIKKAVISHYAIVNERVLCDKFKGNLELSGYKNIYEALKMEGLL from the coding sequence ATGGGTTATGTTTGTTCGCAATGTGGGTATTCCACTCCCAGTTGGCTGGGCAAGTGTCCCCAGTGTGGGGAGTGGAATACTTTTTTGCATAAAGAACAGGAAACGAGACCTCGCAACCATACTAAAGAGGTTTTTCGTAGTCACACTCAAGCAGTTTCCCTCTCGGAACTTTCGCATGAGGTAATTGAGGGAGCTCCACGCTTTAAAACGGGCTTGTCTGAAGTTGATAGGGTGTTGGGGGGAGGGGTTGTTGAAGGTTCTTTGGTTCTTTTAAGCGGTGACCCAGGAATTGGGAAGTCTACGCTACTTTTGAAAATTTCTCACGGCATAGCTTCTCGTGGTAAAAGGGTTCTTTATGTAAGCAGCGAAGAATCTGTTGCTCAACTTTTTCTCCGTATAAACAGGTTAAAAATTGATGCTCACCACAATTTGTTTCTTCTTTCCACAAACTGTGTAGAAGATATTTTTTCTGAAATAACACGTATTGGTCCGGATTTGGTGGTTGTTGATTCTATCCAAAATTTGGGATTTGCTGACCAAGAGTCTGCTGCGGGTAGTGTGAGTGTCTTAAGGGAGCTGAGTTCTCTGTTTATGAATGTTGCTAAACAGGAAAAGAGAGCTTTTTTCATGGTAGGACACGTTACTAAAGAAGGTGTGGTAGCTGGACCTAAAACCTTGGAACACCTGGTTGATGTTGTTCTCTATCTCGAGGGAGACCCGCACCTTGCTCTTCGCTTGTTAAGAAGCATAAAGAACCGTTTCGGACCTACCTGGGAGATTGGTATCTTAGAAATGGGTGAGGATGGCCTGAGAGATGTTGAGGACCCTTCCCACCTTTTTCTGGCTCCTTCAGATTTGGAGGGTTTGGGTAGTGTCCGCACCGTTCTGGTAGAGGGTAAGAGGCCTCTCATGGTGGAGATCCAATCCCTGGTAAATAATTCATATTTGGATTATCCAAGAAGGGTAGCGTTGGGTATAGAGTCAGCAAGGTTGTTCCTCATTGTGGCTATCCTGGAAAAGGTGGCTCGAATACGTTTTAGCAAATGTGATGTTTATGCAAGCGTTGTTGGAGGTATTCGCAGCTATGAGACAGCTATCGACCTGGCTCTCTGCTTTAGCTTGGCTTCCTCTAAACTGGAAAGACCGGTTTCCAGAGAGGTTGTCTTTATTGGTGAAGTTGGCTTAAGTGGCGAGATAAGGCCAATTCCTCTCCTTGAGTACCGCTTGCGAGAAGCTGCCCGGAGAGGAATTAAAAAGGCGGTTATTTCCCACTATGCTATTGTTAATGAGCGGGTTCTTTGTGATAAGTTTAAAGGTAATTTAGAGTTGAGTGGATATAAGAATATCTATGAAGCCTTGAAAATGGAAGGCCTGCTGTGA